The Castor canadensis chromosome 8, mCasCan1.hap1v2, whole genome shotgun sequence genome contains a region encoding:
- the Baz2a gene encoding bromodomain adjacent to zinc finger domain protein 2A isoform X2: MEANDHFNFTGLPPAPAASGLKPSPSSGEGLYTNGSPMNFPQQGKSLNGDVNVNGLSTVSHTTTSGILNSAPHSSSTSHLHHPNVAYDCLWNYSQYPSANPGSNLKDPPLLSQFSGAQYPLNGILGGSRQPSSPSHNTNLRAGSQEFWANGTQSPMGLNFDSQELYDSFPDQNFEVMPNGPPSFFTSPQTSPMLGSSIQTFAPSQGVGSGIHPDEAAEKELASVVAENGTGLVGSLELEEEQPELKMCGYNGSVPSVESLHQEVSVLVPDPTVSCLDDPSHLPDQLEDTPILSEDSLEPFDSLAPEPVSGGLYGIDDAELIGAEDKLPLEDSPVISALDCPSLNNAAAFSLLADDSQTSASIFASPTSPPVLGESVLQDNSFDLNNSSDVEQEEMETQASNFPPPLTHPTPDQSSTLQLHPAVSSTASPEVSLAVSPAASPEISPEVSPAASPAVFPTISPTSSAALPAVSLEVSLTAPVASQQASPVSSPAAAFPPVSPASKDVHTFPEAVADLEEITGEEVTTSGSGDVLRRRIATPEEVRLPLQHGWRREVRIKKGSHRWQGETWYYGPCGKRMKQFPEVIKYLNRNVVHSVRREHFSFSPRMPVGDFFEERDTPEGLQWVQLSAEEIPSRIQAITGKRGRPRNNEKAKTKEIPKVKRGRGRPPKVKIPELLTKTDSRFLKKPEAQETLNEEDNKAKMSKSKKKMRQKVQRGECQTPVQGQARNKRKQDTKSLKQKDTKKKFKAEKEKVKIKQEKLKEKMKREKKEKVKMKEEVVKAKPACKAEKTLATQRRLEERQRQQVILEEMKKPTEDMCLADHQPLPDFTRIPGLTLPSRAFSDCLIIVEFLHSFGKVLGFDPTKDVPSLGVLQEGLLCQGDSLGKVQDLLVRLLKAALYDPGLPSYCQSLKILGEKVSEIPLTRDNVSEILRCFLMAYGVEPALCDSLRTQPFQAQPPQRKAAVLAFLVHELNGSTLIINEIDKTLESMSSCRKNKWIVEGRLRRLKTALSKRTGRPEVEMEGPEEGLGRRRSSRIMEETSGMEEEEEEETTAAVYGRKGRRDGECPLVSLQIDATTSSIPELERHIEKLSKMNSSLKLEMFFIHLPFPLLTQRQIFFRKRLLQSSQMLRAVSLGQDRYKRRYWVLPYLTGIFVEGTEGSLVPEDVIKQETDSWKLAAHPAPNPAVFSVKRELAGSTTSVASPARTRGRPRKIKPGSLQSRHIKAPVKGPDSEQPQSQLPPEDQYHAQLQAPVQPQLHSHSQSHNGFLEPEGSPLSLGQSQHDLSQSAFLSWLSQTQNHGSLLSSSVLTPDSSPGKLDPGPSQPLDEPEPDEAEASPDPQAPWFNFSAHMPCNAAPTPPPAVSEDQPTPSLQLPASSKPMNKPSAANPYSPVQFSSTHFPGMAPKRRAGDSGEMPQSPTGQGQPKRRGRPPSKFFKQMEQRYLTQLTAQPVPPEMRSGWWWIQDPQTLDAMLKALHPRGIREKALHKHLNKHRDFLQEVCLRPSTDPIFESCQLPAFQEGIMSWCPKEKTYETDLAVLQWVEELEQRVILSDLQIRGWTCPSPDSTREDLVYCEHLPDSQEDITWRGRIREGLAPQRKSTNPLDLAVIRLAALEQNVERRYLREPLWPAHEVVLEKALLSTPNGAPEGTTTEISYEITPRVRVWRQTLERCRSAAQVCLCVGQLERSIAWEKSVNKVTCLVCRKGDNDEFLLLCDGCDRGCHIYCHRPKMEAVPEGDWFCAVCLAQVEEEFTQKPGFPKRGQKRKSGFSLNFPEGDGRRRRVLSRGQESPVVSRYAEEGLSPSKRRRFSMRTHHNDLTFCEIILMEMESHDAAWPFLEPVNPRLVSGYRRVIKNPMDFSTMRERLLRGGYSSSEEFAADALLVFDNCQTFNEDDSEVGKAGHIMRRFFESRWEEFYQGKQANL, encoded by the exons ATGGAGGCAAACGACCATTTTAACTTTACTGGCCTTCCCCCTGCACCTGCTGCCTCAGGACTGAAACCCTCTCCTTCCTCAGGGGAGGGCCTCTACACTAACGGGTCTCCCATGAACTTCCCCCAGCAAGGGAAAA GTTTGAATGGGGATGTGAATGTTAATGGCTTATCTACTGTATCTCACACTACTACTTCAGGGATTTTGAACTCTGCTCCCCATTCCTCCAGCACCTCACACCTCCATCACCCCAACGTGGCCTATGACTGTCTCTGGAACTACTCACAGTACCCATCTGCCAATCCTGGCAGCAACCTCAAGGACCCACCCCTTCTCTCTCAGTTTTCAGGGGCACAGTACCCTCTCAACGGCATCCTTGGGGGCAGCCGGCAACCTTCATCCCCAAGTCACAACACTAACCTTCGGGCTGGGAGCCAAGAGTTTTGGGCCAATGGTACCCAGAGTCCCATGGGGCTTAACTTTGACTCACAGGAACTATATGATTCCTTTCCTGACCAGAATTTTGAGGTGATGCCCAATGGACCCCCAAGTTTTTTCACCTCCCCACAGACTTCTCCTATGTTGGGATCTAGCATCCAGACCTTTGCACCCTCCCAGGGAGTAGGCAGTGGGATCCATCCTGATGAGGCAGCAGAAAAGGAGCTGGCTTCAGTTGTGGCAGAGAATGGCACTGGCTTGGTAGGCAGCCTGGAACTGGAGGAAGAGCAGCCAG AACTAAAGATGTGTGGCTACAATGGCTCTGTCCCCTCTGTGGAATCATTACACCAAGAGGTCTCAGTCCTGGTCCCTGATCCTACAGTGAGCTGTTTAGATGATCCTTCGCATCTTCCTGATCAACTGGAAGACACTCCAATCCTCAGTGAAGACTCTCTTGAGCCATTTGACTCTTTGGCACCAG AGCCAGTGAGTGGAGGACTTTATGGTATAGATGATGCAGAGCTGATTGGTGCAGAGGACAAGCTGCCTCTTGAAGACAGCCCTGTGATCTCTGCCCTTGATTGTCCCTCCCTCAATAATGCTGCTGCCTTCAGTCTCCTGGCAGATGATAGTCAAACATCAGCCTCTATCTTTGCCAGCCCCACTTCTCCACCCGTCTTAGGGGAGTCTGTCCTGCAAG ATAACAGCTTTGACCTGAATAATAGCAGTGATGTAGAACAGGAAGAAATGGAGACTCAAGCTTCAAACTTCCCACCACCCCTTACCCATCCAACCCCTGACCAGTCATCCACTCTTCAACTGCATCCGGCAGTCTCATCAACGGCCTCCCCAGAAGTCTCCCTGGCAGTTTCTCCAGCAGCCTCCCCAGAAATCTCTCCAGAAGTTTCTCCAGCAGCCTCCCCAGCAGTCTTTCCAACGATTTCTCCTACTTCTTCAGCAGCCCTCCCAGCAGTTTCCTTAGAAGTCTCCTTAACAGCTCCAGTGGCCTCCCAACAAGCCTCCCCTGTAAGTTCTCCGGCAGCTGCTTTTCCACCAGTTTCCCCAGCAAGTAAGGATGTTCACACCTTCCCTGAAGCTGTTGCTGACCTGGAAGAGATCACTGGAGAAGAGGTCACTACTTCTGGTAGTG GTGATGTCCTGAGGAGACGTATTGCTACCCCAGAAGAAGTTCGTCTTCCCCTTCAACATGG GTGGCGGAGAGAGGTGCGCATCAAGAAGGGCAGCCACCGATGGCAAGGGGAGACCTGGTATTATGGTCCCTGTGGAAAGAGGATGAAACAATTTCCAGAAGTTATCAAg TACTTGAATCGCAATGTGGTACATAGTGTCCGTCGTGAGCACTTCAGCTTCAGTCCCCGTATGCCTGTTGGAGATTTCTTTGAAGAGAGAGACACACCAGAG GGCTTGCAGTGGGTACAGCTCTCAGCAGAGGAGATTCCATCCAGGATTCAAGCAATTACTGGCAAACGGGGCCGACCTCGAAACAATGAGAAGGCCAAGACCAAGGAAATCCCCAAGGTGAAACGGGGTCGAGGTCGGCCACCTAAGGTCAAAATCCCTGAGCTATTGACTAAGACAGACAGCCGCTTCCTAAAGAAACCAGAGGCACAAG AAACACTTAATGAAGAGGATAATAAAGCAAAGAtgagtaaaagcaaaaagaagatgAGGCAGAAGGTACAGCGAGGAGAGTGTCAGACTCCTGTGCAGGGGCAG GCCAGAAACAAGAGGAAACAAGATACCAAGAGCTTAAAGCAAAAGGACACTAAGAAGAAATTTAAG GCTGAGAAGGAAAAGGTAAAGATAAAGcaggaaaaactgaaggaaaaaatgaagagggaaaagaaagagaaggtaaaAATGAAGGAAGAGGTAGTCAAAGCCAAGCCAGCCTGTAAAGCAGAAAAGACCCTGGCCACACAGAGGCGCCTGGAGGAACGGCAGAGGCAGCAGGTGATCTTGGAGGAGATGAAGAAACCCACAGAGGATATGTGTCTGGCTGACCACCAG CCCCTGCCTGACTTCACACGCATTCCTGGTTTGACACTGCCCAGTAGAGCCTTCTCAGACTGCTTGATTATCGTGGAGTTCCTGCACAGTTTCGGCAAGGTGCTAGGCTTTGACCCTACCAAAGATGTGCCTAGCTTGGGAGTCCTGCAAGAGGGACTCTTGTGTCAAGGTGACAGCTTGGGCAAAGTGCAAGATCTGCTGGTGCGGCTCCTGAAAGCTGCACTCTATGACCCCGGCTTGCCTTCTTACTGTCAG TCCCTAAAGATCTTGGGAGAGAAGGTATCTGAGATTCCACTGACAAGAGACAATGTATCTGAGATCCTGCGCTGCTTCCTCATGGCATATGGAGTGGAGCCAGCCCTCTGTGACAGCCTGCGTACCCAGCCTTTTCAAGCCCAGCCACCCCAACGGAAGGCTGCTGTCCTAGCCTTTCTTGTGCATGAGCTCAACGGCTCCACACTCATCATCAA CGAGATTGACAAGACTTTGGAGAGTATGTCCAGCTGCAGGAAAAACAAGTGGATTGTTGAAGGCCGGCTCCGGAG ACTAAAAACTGCTTTGTCCAAGCGAACTGGGCGACCTGAGGTAGAGATGGAAGGACCAGAGGAAGGCCTGGGACGGAGGCGCAGTTCCCGGATCATGGAGGAAACCAGCGgcatggaagaggaagaagaggaagagactacAGCAGCTGTCTATGGCCGCAAGGGTCGGCGAGATGGAGAG tgtcCACTTGTTTCTCTCCAGATTGATGCTACAACATCTAGCATTCCGGAGTTAGAGCGCCACATAGAAAAACTCAGTAAG ATGAATTCATCACTGAAATTGGAAATGTTCTTTATTCACCTTCCTTTTCCACTGCTTACCCAGCGTCAGATCTTCTTTCGTAAAAGGCTGCTACAGTCATCCCAGATGCTTCGGGCAGTTTCCTTGGGTCAGGACCGCTACAAACGCCGCTACTGGGTGTTGCCATATTTGACTGGTATTTTTGTAGAAGGAACAGAGGGGAGCTtag TTCCTGAAGATGTGATAAAGCAGGAAACTGACTCTTGGAAGCTGGCAGCCCATCCAGCACCCAACCCTGCCGTTTTCTCTGTGAAGAGGGAGTTAGCTGGCTCCACCACTTCTGTGGCTTCTCCTGCCCGGACCCGAGGCCGACCCCGAAAAATTAAGCCTGGGTCTCTGCAATCTAGGCATATTAAGGCCCCTGTCAAAGGTCCAGATTCAGAACAGCCTCAGTCTCAGCTTCCACCAGAAGATCAGTATCATGCTCAGCTTCAGGCTCCTGTCCAGCCCCAGCTTCATTCCCATTCTCAGTCCCATAATGGGTTCCTGGAGCCAGAAGGCTCCCCTTTGTCTCTGGGTCAGAGCCAGCATGACCTCAGCCAGTCAGCCTTCCTATCTTGGCTGAGCCAGACTCAGAACCATGGCTCCCTGTTGAGCAGCTCAGTCCTCACACCTGATAGCAGTCCAGGAAAACTAGACCCAGGCCCATCACAGCCCCTAGATGAGCCAGAGCCCGATGAGGCAGAAGCCAGTCCTGATCCTCAAGCACCCTGGTTTAACTTCTCTGCACACATGCCCTGTAATGCTGCCCCTACACCACCCCCTGCAGTTTCTGAGGACCAACCCACTCCTTCCCTTCAGCTGCCTGCCTCCTCTAAGCCa ATGAataaacccagtgctgccaatccCTATTCTCCAGTGCAGTTCTCTTCTACCCACTTTCCTGGGATGGCCCCTAAAAGGCGAGCAGGTGACTCTGGAGAAATGCCACAGAGTCCCACAGGGCAGGGACAGCCAAAACGGAGAGGGAGGCCTCCCAGCAAGTTTTTCAAGCAGATGGAGCAGCGTTACCTAACCCAGCTGACAGCCCAGCCTGTCCCCCCTG AGATGCGTTCAGGCTGGTGGTGGATCCAAGATCCTCAGACATTGGATGCCATGCTCAAGGCCCTACATCCCCGAGGCATCCGGGAGAAGGCACTTCACAAACACCTTAACAAGCACAGGGACTTCTTGCAGGAAGTCTGCTTACGGCCCTCAACTG atCCCATCTTTGAGTCTTGTCAGCTACCTGCCTTTCAAGAAGGGATTATGAGCTGGTGCCCCAAGGAGAAGACATATGAGACAGACCTAGCTGTGCTTCAGTGGGTAGAAGAGCTGGAACAGCGGGTTATCCTGTCTGATCTGCAGATTCGG GGCTGGACATGTCCTAGCCCAGACTCTACCCGTGAAGACTTGGTCTACTGTGAGCATCTACCTGACTCCCAGGAGGATATCACCTGGAGAGGTCGGATCAGGGAAGGGCTTGCACCTCAGCGGAAAAGTACCAACCCTTTGGACCTAGCTGTGATTCGACTGGCTGCCCTGGAACAGAATGTGGAGCGGCGATATCTGcgggagcctctctggccagccCATGAGGTGGTGCTGGAGAAGGCCCTGCTCAGCACACCAAATGGTGCCCCTGAGGGCACCACTACAGAGAT ATCATATGAAATCACCCCTCGTGTTCGTGTCTGGCGCCAGACACTTGAGCGGTGCCGGAGTGCAGCCCAAGTGTGCTTGTGTGTGGGCCAGCTGGAGAGGTCCATTGCCTGGGAGAAATCTGTCAACAAAGTG ACCTGTCTAGTCTGCCGGAAGGGTGACAATGATGAGTTTCTTCTGCTTTGTGATGGGTGTGACCGGGGCTGCCACATTTACTGCCATCGGCCTAAGATGGAGGCTGTCCCAGAAGGAGACTGGTTTTGTGCTGTCTGTTTAGCCCAG GTAGAGGAAGAATTCACTCAGAAACCTGGTTTCCCAAAGCGAGGCCAGAAGCGGAAAAGTGGTTTTTCACTGAACTTTCCAGAGGGTGATGGCCGCCGGCGCCGGGTACTATCAAGGGGCCAAGAAAGCCCAGTAGTGTCTCGGTACGCAGAAGAAGGGCTGTCTCCCTCCAAGCGGCGGCGATTCTCAATGCGGACCCATCACAATGATCTCACGTTTTGCGA GATTATCCTGATGGAGATGGAGTCCCATGATGCTGCCTGGCCTTTCCTGGAGCCTGTGAACCCACGTTTGGTGAGTGGATACCGCCGCGTCATCAAGAACCCTATGGATTTTTCCACCATGCGGGAACGGCTGCTCCGGGGAGG GTACAGCAGCTCTGAGGAGTTTGCAGCTGACGCCCTCCTGGTCTTTGACAACTGCCAGACCTTCAATGAAGATGACTCCGAAGTGGGCAAGGCCGGGCACATCATGCGCCGCTTCTTTGAGAGCCGCTGGGAGGAGTTTTATCAGGGAAAACAGGCCAACCTGTGA